AGCACGCCGTGCTCACCGGGTTTCACTTCGACGAGTGTCGCCGGGTCGACTGCGCGCGTGCGCACCCAGGGTGGAATTCTCTTGAGCGTGGTCGCGCGGCCGATTCGCAAGCTAGGTTCGTAGAACTGGCTGCCCAGCTCGCACATTCCGTACTGGTTGAGAATTCGCTCTGGTGGGACGCCGAGGCATTCCGAGATACCACCGTGGAGTTCCTGGCGCGTGAGTTCGCGCGAACGTCCCTTGAATCCGCCAGTTTCCATCACACGCGTTCCCGCGGGAAGTTCGAGTTTCGCGCTGCGTTCGGTGAGTGCATCCATCAAGTGGACGAAGGCAAAAGCCGTGCCCGCCAGCAGGCAGGGGTCTTTTAGTGTGAAAAGATCGTCGAGCAACGAGTCGCGTTCCCAGTGCAGGCCCTCGCTGCTGGGCTGAACGTAGAAGTGCGAATATCCGCCCGAAAATTTCTCGGCCGCGCATTCGAACATATAGGAGAGCGAGGAGTCCGAGGCGTCGGTTGCGGAAGGTGCGAGTACCAGAAAACGGATCGGTTGCGGATCCGGGCAGACGAAGGCGCCAAAAGACGCGAGAAGGGAAGCTTCGTAGAGTTCGAGCGTATCGAGTTCCAGGCGGCCGCGTGCTTCGTTCGAACTTCCACTGGTGTGGAATACGCGCTGTGTCTCGGACGCGGGGAAGCAGGCGAGTCGCGCTTCCTTGAATGCGCCCGTCGGAACGGCGGGGATCTCCTGCCATCGGGCCACGCGTGAGGGCGGGCGA
This region of bacterium genomic DNA includes:
- a CDS encoding CoF synthetase, translating into MKRGEIEHEILEWMGEGVDSECDDARFERLALALFSHQYEHGEAYRRFCDAFDRPPSRVARWQEIPAVPTGAFKEARLACFPASETQRVFHTSGSSNEARGRLELDTLELYEASLLASFGAFVCPDPQPIRFLVLAPSATDASDSSLSYMFECAAEKFSGGYSHFYVQPSSEGLHWERDSLLDDLFTLKDPCLLAGTAFAFVHLMDALTERSAKLELPAGTRVMETGGFKGRSRELTRQELHGGISECLGVPPERILNQYGMCELGSQFYEPSLRIGRATTLKRIPPWVRTRAVDPATLVEVKPGEHGVLQHFDLANTGSVLAVLTSDEGRIADGDLEIIGRVAGAEARGCSIAADVLFENRS